In Anopheles gambiae chromosome 2, idAnoGambNW_F1_1, whole genome shotgun sequence, a single window of DNA contains:
- the LOC1281782 gene encoding trypsin-1, translating into MLPLGVRNCWWRVVASVVLTLSQLTTIEGQISLSSVPCGRQQQRIVGGVNSNRGQITYIASLTKRGGHFCGASIVNDRWLLTAGHCVCSGVNKILRANQIQAVLGLYRRSEFGGNQIDSDPFSDRAYEVGIRTIVPHPGYVCNKPSNDIALLELARRIDFSASVRPICLSSGADGSARVEGQTAVVAGWGWQQENRNLGDKADTLQRAVVDVFRNEECESMYRRGNRSRTIARTQLCAGKGTGGVDACWADSGGPLVTSDNVLIGIVSTGIGCARPGFPGIYTRVSEYASWIVTVIDRLSR; encoded by the exons ATGCTGCCGCTAGGAGTACGCAATTGCTGGTGGCGGGTGGTGGCGTCGGTTGTGTTGACCCTCAGCCAGCTGACGACCATCGAAGGGCAGATAAGTC TATCATCCGTGCCGTGTGGTAGACAGCAGCAGAGGATCGTTGGCGGAGTGAACTCGAACCGTGGTCAAATCACGTACATTGCCAGCCTTACCAAGCGGGGTGGACACTTTTGTGGGGCCTCGATCGTCAACGATCGGTGGCTTCTAACTGCCGGACACTGTGTGTGCAG TGGCGTTAATAAGATACTACGCGCGAACCAAATCCAGGCCGTGCTCGGACTCTACCGCCGGTCCGAATTCGGTGGCAACCAAATCGACAGCGACCCATTCTCCGACCGTGCGTACGAGGTCGGCATCCGGACCATCGTGCCCCATCCCGGGTACGTCTGCAACAAACCGTCGAACGATATCGCTCTGCTGGAGCTGGCCCGGCGCATCGACTTTAGCGCATCCGTGCGGCCAATCTGTCTGTCGAGCGGTGCGGATGGGTCGGCCCGCGTCGAGGGCCAGACGGCGGTGGTGGCCGGATGGGGCTGGCAGCAGGAAAACCGCAACCTTGGCGACAAGGCGGACACGCTGCAGCGGGCGGTGGTGGATGTGTTTCGGAACGAGGAGTGCGAAAGCATGTACCGGCGGGGCAATCGGTCGCGAACGATTGCCCGGACGCAGCTGTGCGCGGGCAAGGGAACGGGCGGTGTCGATGCGTGCTGGGCCGATTCCGGCGGTCCGCTGGTGACGAGCGACAACGTGCTGATTGGCATCGTTTCGACGGGGATCGGTTGTGCGCGGCCTGGCTTTCCCGGGATTTACACGCGCGTTAGCGAGTACGCCAGCTGGATCGTGACGGTGATCGATCGGTTGTCTCGTTGA